A part of Rhopalosiphum maidis isolate BTI-1 chromosome 3, ASM367621v3, whole genome shotgun sequence genomic DNA contains:
- the LOC113558590 gene encoding uncharacterized protein LOC113558590: MSLKVLFTIEEDILLAESVREHPCLYDLKNANYKDQQIRDNVWKLISNNLNNKSVDDCKKRWKNMKDTYNKHKRSRKLGTGSSTKNKQTKWALADTLSFMDVCSYERTGLTNFNSTVEMNNSEEEDSYLEVTVDDENNSSDENDVSQKSATENTTVQETELENNLNTKKTKLLKEKRPTKKLKQNKELVSLFKKSNEERQQIINAINRVEEDDDPIDSFFKTMALTVKSFPQHLKIKAKKEVFKIITDLEIENNSTTSTSNRNIQSTSSLFSSPNPSIQSSSNSGFSTYDRPSQYVFPETNDCQPGNWTQSLGDNNYELLQYDDRQYE; the protein is encoded by the exons ATGTCTTTAAAAGTGTTATTCACAATAGAAGAAGACATACTATTGGCTGAATCTGTAAGAGAACATCCATGTTTGTATGACTTAAAAAATGCCAATTACAAGGATCAACAAATAAGGGACAATGTATGGAAGCTTATATCAAATAACCTGAATAATAAAAGTG ttgATGATTGTAAAAAGAGAtggaaaaatatgaaagatacgtataataaacataaaaggaGTAGGAAACTAGGGACGGGATCatcgacaaaaaataaacaaacaaaatggGCCTTGGCAGATACACTATCGTTTATGGACGTATGTTCTTACGAACGAAC gggactgactaattttaattctacGGTTGAAATGAACAATAGTGAAGAAGAAGATAGCTATTTAGAAGTAACTGTTGACGATGAAAACAATTCAAGTGATGAAAACGATGTTTCACAGAAGTCTGCAACAGAAAACACTACAGTTCAGGAAACTgaacttgaaaataatttgaatacaaaaaaaacaaaattattaaaagaaaaaaggcctactaaaaaactaaaacaaaataaagagtTAGTGTCATTGTTCAAAAAAAGTAATGAAGAAAgacaacaaattataaacgCCATTAATAGAGTTGAGGAAGATGATGATCCCattgattcattttttaaaacaatggcATTAACAGTAAAATCGTTTCCtcaacatttgaaaataaaagccAAAAAAGAagtgttcaaaataattacgGATTTggaaatagaaaataacagCACTACATCGACATCAAATAGAAATATTCAGTCAACAAGTAGCTTATTTTCATCTCCAAATCCTAGCATACAATCATCGTCAAACTCAGGATTTTCAACATATGATCGTCCAAGTCAATATGTTTTTCCAGAGACTAATGATTGTCAACCTGGAAATTGGACTCAATCGCTcggtgata